In Nomascus leucogenys isolate Asia unplaced genomic scaffold, Asia_NLE_v1 Super-Scaffold_361, whole genome shotgun sequence, a single window of DNA contains:
- the EDDM3B gene encoding epididymal secretory protein E3-beta, producing the protein MASSLKIWGTLLALLCILCTLLVQSKEVSWREFMKQHYLSPSREFKEYKCDVLMRENEDLKDKSSHMFIYISWYKIEHICTSDNWMDRFRNAYVWVQNPLKVLKCHRENSKNSYTESRSFNYIEFHCSMDGYVDSIEDLKMVEPISN; encoded by the coding sequence ATGGCATCGTCTCTAAAGATCTGGGGCACACTCTTGGCCCTGCTTTGCATCCTATGCACACTGCTTGTACAGAGCAAGGAAGTTTCTTGGAGAGAATTCATGAAACAGCACTACTTAAGTCCAAGTCGAGAATTCAAAGAATACAAATGTGATGTCCTcatgagagaaaatgaagatctGAAAGACAAGAGCTCTCACATGTTTATCTATATCTCATGGTACAAAATCGAGCATATATGCACTAGTGACAACTGGATGGATCGCTTCCGAAATGCATATGTATGGGTCCAGAATCCTCTCAAAGTACTCAAGTGTCACCGGGAGAATTCCAAAAATAGCTACACAGAGAGCAGGAGCTTCAACTACATTGAATTCCATTGTAGCATGGATGGGTATGTTGATAGCATAGAAGACCTAAAGATGGTAGAACCTATCAGCAACTAG